A stretch of the Lolium perenne isolate Kyuss_39 chromosome 3, Kyuss_2.0, whole genome shotgun sequence genome encodes the following:
- the LOC127342907 gene encoding tRNA (cytosine(38)-C(5))-methyltransferase 2: protein MDQQPPPPPPPRPSEAMEAEAPWRVLEFYSGIGGMRYSLASSGVRAEVVEAFDINDVANDVYERNFGHRPCQGNIQTLTASDLDKYKAHAWLLSPPCQPYTRQGLQKHSADARAFSFIKILNLMQNMNFPPQMLFVENVVGFEVSDTHDQLIEVLSSLNFNTQEFILSPLQFGVPYSRPRYFCLAKHDSMRFQNPSVNNKLLRTPTCLTLNSTATQNSYEQNEDVLEVVCKPIRDFLEIHIMDTVDQDCSAATSDFKKAGGCIPSETGSHDYTVPLSLIERWGNAMDIVYPESKRCCCFTKSYYRYVKGTGSLLVTSKDQKPVPKENLELSSLNELGLRFFSPREVANLHSFPSSFCFPDHISLRQQYAMLGNSLSVAVVAPLLRYLFAER, encoded by the exons ATGGaccagcagccgccgccgccgccgccgccgcgaccaTCGGAGGCAATGGAGGCGGAGGCCCCATGGAGAGTCCTCGAGTTCTACAGCGGCATCGGCGGCATG CGGTACTCCCTGGCGTCGTCGGGCGTTCGAGCGGAGGTGGTGGAGGCCTTCGACATCAACGACGTCGCCAACGACGTCTACGAGCGCAACTTTGGCCACCGCCCCTGCCAG GGAAACATTCAAACACTCACTGCTAGCGACCTAGACAAGTACAAGGCACACGCATGGCTTCTTTCTCCTCCATGTCAACCATACACACGGCAAG GACTTCAGAAGCATTCAGCTGATGCTCGGGCATTTTCATTCATAAAGATTCTTAAccttatgcagaacatgaactttCCTCCACAAATGTTGTTTGTGGAAAATGTTGTTGGATTCGAG GTCTCTGATACACATGACCAGTTGATAGAGGTCCTTTCAAGTCTCAATTTCAACACACAAGAATTTATCCTAAGCCCCCTGCAGTTTGGTGTCCCATATTCTAGACCGCGCTACTTCTGTTTG GCGAAACATGATTCTATGCGTTTTCAGAATCCATCAGTCAACAACAAGCTGCTCCGGACACCTACTTGCCTAACATTGAACAGTACTGCAACTCAGAATAGCTATGAACAGAATGAAGATGTGCTGGAAGTAGTATGTAAGCCAATAAGGGACTTCCTTGAAATACACATTATGGATACTGTCGACCAGGATTGTTCAGCCGCCACCTCTGACT TTAAGAAGGCTGGTGGATGCATTCCAAGTGAAACTGGTTCACATGATTATACAGTTCCACTAAGCTTGATTGAACGGTGGGGAAATGCTATGG ATATTGTGTACCCTGAATCAAAGCGGTGCTGCTGTTTTACTAAGAGTTATTATCGCTATGTAAAGGGCACAGGCTCTCTACTGGTTACATCCAAA GACCAAAAACCAGTTCCAAAAGAGAACCTTGAACTTTCTTCACTGAATGAGTTGGGTCTACGTTTTTTCAGCCCTCGGGAG GTAGCTAATTTGCATTCTTTTCCTTCGAGTTTCTGTTTTCCGGATCACATAAGCCTCAGACAACA GTATGCTATGTTGGGTAATAGTCTGAGCGTAGCGGTTGTAGCTCCTTTGCTGCGCTATCTATTTGCCGAGAGATAG